The following coding sequences lie in one Synechococcus sp. PCC 7336 genomic window:
- a CDS encoding VOC family protein, protein MADPRITESRYVLAVPNLEASAHFYRDVLGFEIEAIGDPGWRFFVKDNCCIMAGECPDAIPPQELGDHSYFAYLIVDRIETYFNTVKQNGAAILKELRDEPWGMREFAIRTSDGHRIMFGYPTD, encoded by the coding sequence ATGGCAGACCCTAGAATTACAGAGTCTAGATACGTGCTTGCTGTCCCCAATCTGGAAGCCTCGGCACACTTCTATCGAGATGTTCTCGGTTTCGAGATCGAAGCAATTGGAGATCCGGGATGGCGGTTCTTTGTGAAAGACAATTGCTGCATTATGGCTGGAGAGTGCCCAGATGCCATTCCGCCGCAGGAGTTGGGCGACCATTCTTACTTTGCCTACCTAATTGTCGATCGCATCGAGACGTACTTCAACACCGTCAAGCAAAACGGAGCCGCCATCTTAAAAGAGCTGCGCGACGAACCGTGGGGCATGCGCGAGTTTGCCATTCGCACATCTGACGGCCATCGCATCATGTTTGGCTACCCGACTGACTAA
- a CDS encoding cell wall metabolism sensor histidine kinase WalK: MAAIWILLGLGLGLGLHLQWRRRLLHNADRLFRKLGVVRAEASGSDLLAQNLSQVIEIRRKQLQQQTQLQQQLDDCKTLQNALPLGFIQVDRHNRMLACNLAARQLFDIPNWRPGNKVLLEWVRSYELDRLVQATRRRSPQWVGRDPLQAGRQSEGEPLEMREWSFYPPDGESKPLPLRGWGIPLSEGQVGVLLEDRREATQLAQQRDRWASDVAHELKTPLTSIRLLAETLQSRVDAPLRKWVDRLLNEILRLSDLVQDLLELSRLDLKLQAALQVNAVDLAEVCHSAWRSLEPLAAQKGVTLTYAGPGQVEFCGDRPRLHRLFLNLFDNALKYSPEGAAIQLNIGLEKDCIRCEICDRGPGFPPNTVDSVFGRFYRADPGRARSQGGTGLGLAIAKQIVEVHGGQISARNHPELGGACLTFTLSRRMSAPTGASGF; encoded by the coding sequence ATGGCAGCGATCTGGATATTGTTGGGATTGGGTCTGGGACTGGGACTGCACCTGCAGTGGCGGCGGCGCTTGCTCCACAATGCCGATCGCCTATTTCGCAAACTGGGGGTCGTGCGAGCAGAAGCGTCCGGCAGCGATCTGCTGGCCCAAAATTTAAGTCAAGTCATCGAAATCCGACGCAAGCAGCTACAGCAACAGACTCAATTGCAGCAACAGCTAGATGATTGCAAAACGCTGCAAAACGCCTTGCCGTTGGGATTTATCCAGGTCGATCGCCACAACCGCATGTTGGCCTGCAATCTGGCTGCCCGCCAGTTGTTCGATATTCCCAACTGGCGACCGGGCAACAAAGTGCTGCTGGAATGGGTGCGCTCGTATGAATTAGATCGACTCGTGCAGGCCACTCGGCGGCGATCGCCCCAATGGGTGGGGAGAGATCCCTTGCAAGCGGGCAGGCAATCCGAGGGCGAGCCATTAGAAATGCGGGAGTGGTCGTTTTATCCCCCCGATGGAGAAAGTAAGCCATTGCCGTTGCGGGGCTGGGGGATTCCCCTTTCGGAAGGGCAGGTGGGGGTTTTGCTGGAGGATCGCCGCGAAGCTACGCAGCTAGCCCAACAGCGCGATCGATGGGCGTCGGATGTGGCCCACGAACTCAAAACCCCCTTGACCTCAATTCGCCTGCTGGCCGAGACACTGCAATCGCGAGTGGATGCCCCCCTGCGCAAGTGGGTCGATCGGTTGCTCAACGAAATCCTGCGCTTGAGCGATCTGGTCCAAGACTTGCTGGAATTGAGTCGGCTCGATCTCAAGTTGCAAGCTGCCCTACAGGTGAATGCCGTCGATCTGGCGGAAGTTTGTCATTCCGCTTGGCGCAGTTTGGAGCCACTGGCGGCCCAGAAAGGGGTGACGCTGACCTATGCAGGGCCGGGACAGGTGGAGTTTTGTGGCGATCGCCCCCGCTTGCATCGCCTGTTCCTCAATCTGTTCGACAACGCGCTCAAATATAGCCCCGAGGGTGCGGCCATCCAGTTAAACATTGGCCTAGAGAAAGACTGTATTCGCTGCGAAATTTGCGATCGCGGCCCCGGTTTTCCGCCAAATACTGTGGATTCGGTTTTCGGGCGGTTTTATCGGGCCGATCCCGGGCGGGCTCGCAGCCAGGGAGGCACGGGGCTGGGCTTGGCGATCGCCAAACAAATTGTCGAGGTGCATGGGGGACAGATTTCGGCTCGGAACCATCCCGAGCTAGGGGGAGCTTGCCTGACGTTTACGCTCAGTCGCCGCATGAGCGCACCAACTGGAGCATCAGGATTTTGA
- a CDS encoding PAS domain-containing sensor histidine kinase, whose product MKSALDLLNSLSVGVVCTDRSGKVLVWNAPMLEMTGIAAEAMVGHPLSQSFPQLQEIAERSSLHQSAVAIAASLKSQPMQAGHPHATDTSPVLEFKAIARDCPPDLKQAEGWHRLWTFQPRQQQLEQAHTDFVATVSHELRTPLTSIKGFVDTLLQCHGQLSDLQQERFLSIVKDQADRLIHMVEDVLLVSRIQSGRLHNSPQQLALSEAFDRVLSAFPPDTQARIELELLPDLPTVWADPYRLDQILANLLDNALKYSEPDTSVTVKAGLHAADPNRVSIEIADSGMGMSEEQLIHLFTRFNHIESPLTRDRAGPGLGLYITKSLVESFGGHIDIESQLDRGTTCHIDLPSTPGIRWIPPGAPEDRSEPVPEWANSLL is encoded by the coding sequence ATGAAAAGTGCTCTCGATCTACTCAATAGCCTGAGTGTGGGAGTGGTTTGTACCGATCGCTCCGGCAAAGTTTTGGTGTGGAATGCTCCCATGCTGGAAATGACCGGCATTGCCGCTGAAGCGATGGTGGGCCATCCGCTGTCGCAATCCTTTCCCCAACTTCAGGAGATTGCCGAACGCAGCAGTCTCCATCAATCTGCTGTGGCGATCGCGGCCAGCCTCAAATCGCAGCCCATGCAGGCGGGGCATCCCCATGCCACCGACACGAGTCCCGTGCTCGAATTCAAGGCGATCGCCCGCGATTGCCCTCCAGACTTAAAGCAGGCTGAAGGTTGGCACCGCTTGTGGACGTTCCAGCCCCGCCAGCAACAGCTCGAACAAGCCCACACCGATTTTGTCGCCACCGTCAGCCACGAACTGCGCACCCCCCTGACCAGCATTAAAGGGTTTGTGGACACCCTGCTGCAATGCCACGGCCAACTGAGTGACCTGCAGCAAGAACGCTTTCTGTCCATTGTCAAAGACCAAGCCGATCGGCTGATTCACATGGTGGAAGATGTACTGCTCGTCTCCCGCATCCAGTCGGGACGACTGCACAACTCCCCCCAACAACTGGCCCTATCGGAAGCCTTCGATCGCGTCCTGTCCGCATTTCCCCCCGATACCCAAGCACGGATCGAGCTCGAATTGTTGCCCGACCTGCCCACCGTCTGGGCCGATCCCTACCGGTTGGATCAAATTCTCGCCAACCTGCTCGATAACGCCCTCAAATATTCCGAACCCGATACCTCCGTCACTGTCAAGGCGGGCCTTCACGCTGCCGACCCCAACCGCGTCAGCATCGAGATCGCAGACAGCGGGATGGGGATGTCTGAAGAACAACTGATCCACCTTTTCACCCGCTTCAACCATATCGAGAGCCCCCTCACCCGCGATCGAGCGGGGCCTGGGTTGGGTCTGTACATCACCAAATCGCTCGTAGAAAGCTTTGGCGGGCACATCGATATCGAAAGTCAACTCGATCGAGGTACCACCTGCCACATCGACCTACCCAGCACCCCCGGCATTCGCTGGATTCCCCCCGGAGCCCCAGAGGATCGCTCGGAACCCGTACCCGAATGGGCCAATTCTTTGCTTTAA